In Aequorivita sp. H23M31, a single window of DNA contains:
- a CDS encoding HTTM domain-containing protein — MLPAVKNYFQKTTSAAPLAVFRVFFGTMMLISIVRFSLHGWIYKLYIEPKFFFSYYGFHWVQPIGNYTYLIFIVCGIASLCVALGYKYRIAIILFFLSFTYIELMDKTTYLNHYYFISCVGFLMIFLPANAYFSIDAYKNPTRAFLRVPRWTIDSIKFLLGTVYFYAGLAKLNSDWLFHALPLKIWLPSKYDLPILGDLLQQEWVLYIFSWSGAIYDLTIPFLLLYKPTRWFAFALVVIFHVLTRVLFPIGMFPFIMIVSSLIFFDAGVHQRIIRFISRLFRIDYSRIISKTNEKSYRYKRSLALPVVGIFLGIQLLFPWRYALYPDELFWTEEGFRFSWRVMLMEKAGFAEFTIKDMETGQKFMVDNDDFLTPFQEKQMSFQPDFILEYAHFLGNHFKEQGHKNVGVFVKSYVALNGRLSQPYIDPNVDLMKEKESFKHKNWILPFNDEIKGL; from the coding sequence ATGCTCCCAGCAGTAAAAAATTATTTCCAAAAAACCACATCGGCCGCACCTCTTGCGGTCTTTCGTGTATTTTTTGGTACTATGATGCTAATAAGTATCGTACGTTTTTCCTTACATGGTTGGATTTATAAACTTTACATAGAGCCTAAGTTTTTCTTTAGTTATTACGGCTTTCATTGGGTGCAACCGATTGGGAATTATACTTACCTAATTTTCATTGTCTGCGGAATTGCTTCACTATGTGTTGCCCTGGGATATAAGTACAGAATCGCCATCATTCTCTTTTTTTTAAGCTTTACCTACATTGAGTTGATGGATAAAACCACTTATCTCAATCACTATTATTTTATAAGTTGTGTGGGTTTTTTGATGATTTTCCTTCCCGCGAATGCCTATTTCTCTATTGATGCTTATAAAAATCCTACAAGGGCGTTTTTAAGAGTTCCTAGATGGACCATAGACAGTATCAAATTTTTATTGGGCACTGTTTATTTTTATGCTGGTTTGGCAAAATTGAACAGCGATTGGCTCTTTCATGCCTTGCCCTTAAAAATATGGCTGCCTTCCAAATATGATCTTCCAATTTTAGGCGATTTATTGCAGCAGGAATGGGTTCTTTATATCTTCAGTTGGAGCGGCGCTATATATGATTTGACAATTCCCTTCTTGCTTTTGTATAAACCTACCCGTTGGTTTGCTTTTGCTTTGGTTGTCATTTTTCACGTGCTCACGCGCGTCCTTTTTCCTATCGGAATGTTCCCATTTATAATGATCGTAAGTTCACTGATATTTTTTGACGCCGGAGTTCATCAACGCATTATTCGATTTATTTCAAGATTATTTCGCATCGACTATTCAAGAATAATTTCTAAGACGAATGAGAAAAGTTACCGATACAAAAGAAGTCTGGCCCTGCCAGTTGTTGGAATTTTCTTGGGAATCCAATTGCTGTTTCCGTGGCGTTATGCACTATATCCCGATGAACTGTTCTGGACCGAAGAGGGATTCCGGTTTTCGTGGCGTGTTATGTTAATGGAAAAAGCGGGATTTGCCGAATTCACCATAAAAGATATGGAAACTGGGCAAAAGTTTATGGTGGACAACGATGATTTTCTTACTCCCTTTCAAGAAAAACAAATGAGCTTTCAACCTGATTTTATTTTGGAATATGCTCATTTCTTAGGAAACCATTTTAAAGAGCAGGGCCATAAAAATGTGGGCGTTTTTGTAAAAAGTTACGTCGCCCTAAATGGGAGGTTAAGTCAACCATATATCGATCCAAATGTTGATTTAATGAAAGAGAAAGAATCGTTTAAGCACAAAAATTGGATACTTCCCTTTAACGACGAAATTAAGGGGTTATAA